The genomic window CTGAGAAGTGGGTGGTGCAGTGCGGGGAACAAGAGACAAGCAAACAGAAGAGGAAGACCTGACGTGATGCAAATGAGGGCAGCTTCCCTCATCTGCCTGTTCCCACTTCACTGCCACCACAGCCACACACTGACAAGTGGCTCTAAGGGGACCCCACAACCCTTCACCATCCCAGAAAGCATCCAGATGCCCCCAGCAGTCCCACACCTTCCCGGGCTGTGTACTCATCATCCTCGATGACTCGAGCCAGGCCAAAGTCTGCAACCTTGCAGACCAGGGTTGCTGCTACCAGGATGTtggcagctctcaggtctcTGTGGATGTAGTTCCTCTTCTCAAGAAAAGCCATTCCTTCTGCAATCTgcaaaaaggggaaagagaggcaTGCAAAGAGCCTTTCaaacaagggaggttctcctccccctctactctgccctgctgaggtcacatctagggtattgtgtccagttctgggctccccagttcaagagggacaaggaactactggagaaagtccagtgcaagctatgaggatgatgaagggacaggaacatctctgtgagaggcaaaggctgagagccctggggctgtggagcctggagaagagcagccccagaggggatctgagcaatgctcagcaagaactaaaggagctgagaggggcaagaggctggggccaggctcttctcagtggttcccaggaacaggacaaggggcaatgggcaccaagtggaagccaggaggttccatcccaacatgaggagcaacttGTTTGGcgtgagggtgcagagccctggagcaggctgcccagagaggttgtggagtctccttctctggagactttcaagccctgcctggatgtgatcctgtgtgacctgcacttggtgaccttgctctggcagcaggggttggactggatgatctccagaggtcctttccaacctccaccactctgtgattctatgatcctgggCAGTGCTTGGACAGGGGTGAAAGGAGCCTGAGTCACAGCAGGAGACAGGACTGACTCCTGTGTGGGAACCTCTCTCCATGCAGGGAATTCCCTGTCGAAGAGGTCAGGATGCAGGAGGGTTCTTTCCACAACCACAGCTTTGCTCGCAGCGACTCAGCCCCCGCAGGAGCCCCAGCGGACAGCTCattgcctgcctgctgcttgctgaCGGAAGCCCCTCAGCCCCTGCTcctcagaaagcagagagcagccccTCGCAGCCCAGGCAGCGGGGGTCGCAGGGAGCAGCCCCTCGCAGCCCAGGCAGGAGGGGTCGCAGGGAGCAGCCCCTCGCAGCCCAGGCAGGAGGGGTCGCAGGGAGCAGCTCCTCGCAGCCCAGGCAGGAGGGGTCGCAGGGAGCAGCCCCTCGCAGCCCAGGCAGCGGGGGTCGCAGGGAGCAGCCCCTCGCAGCCCAGGCAGGAGGGGTCGCAGGGAGCAGCTCCTCGCAGCCCAGGCAGCGGGGGTCGCAGGGAGCAGCCCCTCGCAGCCCAGGCAGGGGGGGTTGCAGGAGCCAGCTTGCAGGGAGCAGATGGTGTGTGTGAGGGAGCAGCccatcagcagagcctggcacagctgggatgAGCAGCAAGTGGCCTGGGCTAAGTCCCCAGGGGCTGAGCTCCATCCTGGATTTCCTGTTGCTGAGGTACCTCTAGAAATGATTTCATACCAAACTTGGCTCAGAGAGCCCCTAGGTTTGGCCAGCATCTGGGGAcagtgcagaagcagcagggacaAGGCACACACGAAGCCAGCTGTGCATGAGCacactctgctgtgctcagatCCACTCCTGAAAATCGTTgagtttgggttgggaaagccctctgagagcatccagcctaaccagtgacccaaccccaccatggccatcaaaccaagtgccatggccacaggtttcttgaacacctccagggatggggactccaccacctccctgggcagcctgtgccaatccctgaccactcttgcagcaaagaaatttttcctcatctccaacctaaacctctcctggtgcaatttcaggccatttcctctcattctctcacctgatactaaggagaagagaccaacccctaccttgTTCCAACAACCTttcagctgtagagagcaatgaggtctcccctcagcctcctcttctccagactaaacacccccagttccctggagtcctcctgcagctccatctGCTTCTCCCCCAAGCCCATGACAGCTCTTTGGCAGGGAGATGATCTTCACGAAGCAGAGCCCTCCCATGGGCATTGCTGGGGGGTTCCACACATGCCAGGCTCATCCCCAGAATCTATGCTCAGCAAAACCTCCCACAAGATGCCACAAAATGATGCTGCAGGTTCCCTGTTCAGCCCACAGACCTCAGAGCTGTGGATGGGCCATGCCCAGGAGTACCACAGCTGGTGCCTGGTGGCTCAGGGTGGCTGTGAGGGGTTCTGGGAGctttagcagctgaggctgtgtcACACTgaaggtgctggctgcagggaagtGTCACACCAGCAGCAACCAGAGAAATTGGTTTGCTTTGCCatggctgctccccagggagccCTGGACTCAGATGGACCACACAGGTCAGAGGGTCCcccaatcccagcatggttgaggttggaagagacctctggagatcacccagtccaaccctactTCTCTaacaggggcacccacagcagcttgcccaggagcacaatggccaggggcggttggaagctctccagagaaggagactccacaacctctctgggcagcctgctccagggctctgcaccctcacaccaaacaagttgctcctcatggagcctcctggcttccactttgtgcccagtgccccttggcatcactgagcagagtctggccccagcctcttgtcccccacagctcctttagctcttgctgagcattgctcagatcccctctggggctgctcttctccaggctctcagccccagggctctcagcctttgctcctcacagagctgctccaggtccctcagcagctttgggggcCAGGACCACCACAGGCATGTCCTGCAAACTTGAGCAGCACAACCAAGCTCTGACCCTCACCCCTGGAccccacagagcacagcagcaccaggggctGCAGCCATGGGACAGACCCATGGTGACCCTTGCAGGACACAGGGTTCACAGCTCCTGAGAAAGCACAGCCTGGATAACCCTCACCCCACCTCgccacctccctcccccacccaggatctctgcagctccagcagggcactgcCTGGGCACAGACCAGCTGGCTGCATGCCCCTGAGAAGAGGCTAATGAGGAGGAAGCCATCACTTCTTCCCCACGGAGCTGCTCCTACATGGGGCTGtgtgggctggggctggtgagcaggCACAAGGACAATGCTCCAGGGAACCTGGCTCCTTCCCAGCATCTCCATCACTCCCAGTGTCAGCCAGTTCAAACTAGGCTTCTGACTGGCACTGCCCAAGTCCCAGGTTAGttcctgggctcctcaattcccTCTCTCACACGTCTTGAGGGCAAGGGGGAACTAGGGGAGGTGGTCTCCCTCCTTACCTGGGCAGAGAAGTCGATCAGCCTCGGGAGTGGCTGCTTGTTCCCTTCACCACTCTTGAGGAAATCCAGCAAACTCCCTGTGGGCAGGGAACGTGCCAGGGCTGAGCCTGTGCCCACCCTCGGGCTGCCACAGGGTCCTGGGGAGCTGAGCATCACCCAGCACAGAAAAAACACCCCTGagcaccccaccccacccccccccccccgctcatGTGGGTcaggcagagaggctgctggagctcctTGCTGCCTGTCCCCAGGGTGGCAGGAGCCTACCCAGCTCCCAGcatgccagcagctggcacGGAGCCCACTGTGGGCTGCATCCTGCCCTTCCTGACCCACAGTGACCACCAGCACCTTTCTCCATGAACTCAGTGATGATGTAGATGGGCTCCTCCTTGGTGACCACAGCGTGCAGCTTCACCAGCTTGtcatgctgcagcagcttcatcAAGTTTGCCTCTTCCAGGAAGGCAGCCACGGACATGCTGCCTGGCTTCATTGTCTTCACTGCCACCTTGGTGTGCTTGTTGTAGGTAGCTGTGGAGGGGCACCACAGACCattcccagcctgcccagcacccaGGCACCGGGCTTGGGAGCTAAAGCACCCAGTTCTGCAGATGGAGCTGTTGCATGAGGGCTGGAGACCAGGTACAGCAGTCCTGACATTAAGGCCAGGGTCACTTCCACCTCATGGAGTCAtgaaatggttttggttggaagagacctctaagaccatggagtccaaccatcgacccagcactgccagggcaccaccaaaccatggccctcagcaccacacctccacaGCTTTTGAATCCTTCCCTGTGCTTCTCTCCCACAGGTCactccctccagctccctcccccccagccctcactgttcctccttcaccttcaccttcctcccagctgccttcccctGGCTCTCACCCATCCACACTTCTCCAaactgcccagctcccagcttcctctccagcctcagcgATTCCCGAGGGATCTCCCAGGCATCTttctcccagggctgctgcgGTCTGGGCacgcagcagggctgggtgagcCTCTGGCACAGGCCATCACCCTGTCCTGTGGGCAACACCACAGCCATCAGCCAGCCTGCCCCACCTGCcgtggggcagagcagagcccacagcagcctccctggCCGTGGGGCATTTCAGGgcaccagcctgcccagggagggggagTCCTGGGCACCGGCGGCATGTGGGGACACTGACCCCTCCAGCACGCTGTGGGAAGGTCCTGGAGCCGCTGCACCTCACGGCAGTGACAGGCAAGAGCCCCTTAGCCTCTGCACgcccccagctgccctgctcaggGTGGGAGGAGCGGGCACCCCGCCCGGGGCTTACCCTGGTAGTGctgcaccagctcctgcagcgTTTGGAAGCTGCAGCGTGAGGAGATGTAGAAGCCACCGCTGTCCAGGGTCCGGATCCTGTAGTGCTTTACGGAGCCCCCCTGCCCGGTGTCCGCGTCCCGCACCGACAGCGaatagcagcctggccagggagggGTCAGCTGCCAGCCCCCACACCGAGGGCATGTCCCCACTGtgcccagccagctgcagtgCCACCACCCAGAACCACCACACCTGCAGCCCCCACCACGCTGCTACCACCCCAAGCACTACAAGCAGCCTCAGAGGGGCACATCCCTGTGCCACCACTGGGCTTGAACAGCAGCACTCACGCAGGACCCCCAGTCGCTGCCCCACAGCAAAGCGAGGCCCTGGGCTGGTGACACATCTCCTAAGCTCCTCTGCCAGGCAAGAGtgggcagctgctccccaccccacGCCACAGGCACCCTGCAGACCTTTGGTGGTCTCACTGTCCCGAATCATGAAGGACCCAACGATGTTCCCGGGGCCGAGGAGCTGCCGCTCGGCGTCCTTCCTGCTGATGCTCCTGAAAAACCACCTGCAGCAGAAACAAGGAACCAACAaacactgctggggctggcgTGGGGCAGGGCACGGGGAAGGGCACGGCTGGGGGGACCACCCCGGGCTGGGATGTGCCACCAAGGGGTGGGCTCACTCCTCTGTCTCCAGCGAGTCTGCTCGGGCGACGTAGTTGCTGGGGATGAAACCTTCACGCCCTGTCACCAGCGACCGTGCTTGCCACCACTCCCCTGACCTGTGACAGAGATGGAGTTGGCTCAGCCTCgggcactgggcactgctggctcccctTGGGGCAAACGCTGGGCAAAACccccagcaggtccatgtgAGGCTGCAGGAGCCCCCAGGCTGGTAGCACTTactcctccagcaccttcagccGCTCCCCTTTCTGGAAGCTCAGGTCCCCAGCATGCATCCCCTCATAGTCATAGAGTGCCAGCACCGTGGTGCCCCCCGAGCCTGCAGTGAGAGAgctccctgggcacccctcTCCACGCTGGGGTGCCCAGACACCCCTGCCACATGTAGGCAACACCAGCCAGGACACCTGCAGCACCTGGGGTCTCCATCTTCATCATGCCACGGCCATGTCTGGCCTCTGAGGAAGCTCAGAGGTCACATCCCATTGGACTGAGGTTGTAGAGGACCCAGGACATGTTCCCCCTGCACACTCCCACCCTGTGCACTCACTTGCAGCCCCCTCATTGTGCCTACCATCCTCAGGTGGGGACACAGCCACGCTGGGGACATTACTGTTCTGGAAAGGACAGAAACCAGAGAGTGATGCCATGGGTGGCAGAGACTCCTACCCCATGGGAGGGTCTCAGCCTCACCATGGCCCAGGTCCCCAACTCACCTGGCAGCTCCCAGTCACCTTGCTGTTGGGAGCTGTGGGATCCCTCACGTAGTGGCCCTGTGGGAGGCTGGGGTCAGGGTCAGTTTTGATCACCTTCTCTTGGACACCAGCTTCCTTTGACTTCATGCAACCCatcctgcagccacaggaggGGAAGTTGAGGCTGTTGCAACAGAGGTGAAAGCCCCACTCCAGTCCCACCCTAATCCCACTCCAGCCCCACCCTAACTCCActccagctccaccaccaccagctcctgctcagcccagccctggcacaaagtgagtggcagctgcagggcactAGGGTGCCCAGCAAGGTGCATGATGGAGAGAAAAACATCTCCTGgtgcagaggaaggagaagtCACAGAAGGCAAATTTTGAGTAGGCAGCAATGGctgccatggagctgctgccctgaaAAAGTCTTTCCCAGGTGGGCTTGGGGGCACTGAGAATCATGGGAGAGAGCAGTTTGGCTCCAGGGGACTCCCATGCCTGAGGGGCTCCCTGGCAGCTCAGGGTTGCCCCACTCAGCACCCATCCTTCAGCATGGCCCTAGCTCCCATGCTGCCATGGGTCACTGCTCCCCCACCATGGGTCACCAggctccccagctgctctgtgccagggtggagctgccaggagcagctgtgggcacagggcaAATGCAAATGTTCAACTTTTTCCAGCTCCTCGAGAAACATCAGCAGAAAAATAAGCTGCAAGAAGCAGTGGATGCAGGGGAAACCTCctacccctccccccaaaaaaagcacTTCCCATGTCCGAGGGAAACCTCAgtgcagagaaaggagaaggtggAGGTAGGGATTGAAGGAGGAAGCTCAGGGCCGGCTGAGGCCCCACGAGGTGCGCAGCACCACTGGCCTCATTAGGCAAGCAGCCAGGcaccagcagcatcacccaccCCACTGCTATAGCCCTCGAGGGACATCATTGTTGCCTCCCAGCCACCCCACAGTCACTCATTCCAAatcctgggccagtgcctgtgcccagggcagagcaggagcagccctggacAGCTTGACCCCCTCTGTGCTCCAGGCTCAGACCCAGGCTGATCCGAGTTGGCACAGGGGACACCCATGGGAGCAGCCGTTCCTGGAGCATCCCACTTTGGAGAGCCATGTCCCACAGCCCGTGGGGACCAGGTGGGATAGGGCAAGGTCATCGGTTCCAGAGCATGGCTGCCTGTGTACCCTTCCCTTCGCTGTCCTGTCTCTTTGTTGCCCTGTCCCCTCGCTGTCCCCCCGCGGCCAGGGCAGGTGGTCGCAGGTCCCCGACAGCGCCTGCAAGGCCACCGCCAGGAGTGACCTCCCCTCGACTGCACCGTGCACTCCCGGGACCCCCCGGCATCACCTCCCCGGGACACCCAGGAGCCGCGGCACCGAGagtggcagggatggggccagaccGGGCCGGCACGGAGACCGACCGAGGCAGCGGCGGCTGTCCCGGGCAGGAATGGACCTACCGGACTCGCCCGGGACAGACACCGGGGCTCCTCCCGTCCGGCCCCGCCGCCCTCGGGGCTCCgcgcccagctctgctcttacCTTCGGTGCCGTCCCGGAGCTCGTCTCGGTCCCTCAGCCGGGGCTGCTCCCGTTGCTGCGCTCTGCCCAGATGCACTCCCACCACCCCGCCCCGGTAACGCCCTCCCGGTAAAACCCCGCCACGTCCCGGTAAGGCCCGCCCCCCGGTACCTGCCCCCTTCTGACCCTGCCAGTGCTGCCCGACTGGGTGGGCATGGCCGATACCTCCTGGAACCGGTCCCGGAGGTTCCAAACCGGGATGAGAGCGGGGATCTGGGGACCCCTCCGTTCTCGCCGGGATCCCCCAAGGACCAAACCAGCTTCTGAGGGCTCCCATACCCCCTCAGGGACATCCTGGCCCCCAGGCTGGTTCCTTTGGGGGGCATGGGATAAGCCTGGGCTGGCTACGACATGAGCCTGGCTCTGTGTccccagggaaggaaaaagaaaccgTGTGGGTGGTGCAGGGCATGGGGGCATGCAGAAGATGGGGGGTGCAGGACATGGGGGTGTCCCCCAGCTTGAAGGGGCCTTGGTGGTCCATGGGTTTCACTGTGTCTCTCCTGGCCCTGGTGTTCCTTCGCCAGATGTTTCCCCCCTGGGACCCTTTCCCagcccctccctcctcccttcagcTTTTGCTCTGCTTCACCCAGAGCACCCccaaagcagggctggggccagcaaAAGGACCTGTGGCTCCTCTGTGACACCAGCCACCATGGGTGGCTCAGGAGTGGCTCAGGAAGTGGTGAGCACTTGCACATGCAAATTtttatgaaacaaaattaattgtTGCAGGTAGCCCCCAGCATCTGCAGAACCCTGCACAGGCCAAGCCTGAATCTGGGAGAGACCTGCGTGTGGCACTGGGGTGGACAGGGTGCACAGAGTGCCTGGCAGGACTGCAagcaccctccccaccccatttttcccccaccccatcttgcccccaccccagcagccttcccaccctgacaccTCCTTTCCCCAGGGCAGGATCTGCTCCACTCCCAGTGCCAGGGTTTAATTGCAATCCACAGAAATTCAGCACATGGCATTGTCAGCTGGAGATGTCCCCCCAGCCATGCCTACCCTGTGATGCCATCAGTCCTGCTGAGAGCTTCCAGAACAGTGCAGAgcccctgtcccctcctgtggtGGCAAAGGAGGGGAAACATCCCCATTTCCAGgcactggggcagagctgggcacctgAGGAGTCTGAGCTCGGAGGTGCCCACCatgatgttgagttgctggagcatgtccaaaatagggaaggtctggagaacagggctggggaggaggagctgaggcacCTGGGGCTTAGTCCACacaagaggagactgaggagagacctccttgctctctacaactccctgaaagaaggttggagccaggtgggggttggtctcttctccctagcatcaggtgatacgaacaagaggaaatggcctcaggttgccccagggaaggtttaggttggagatgaggaacaatttctttcctgtaagagtggtcagaccctggaacaggctgcccagggaggtgatggagtccccatccctggaggtgttcaagaaacctgtggtcaTGTCACTTGGgcccatggtttggtggccctggtggtgctgggttgctggttggactggatgttttCAGAGGGCTTTCCCAGCCtgaacaattctctgattctatgtggGTGAGCAGTGAGGGGACTGCTGGGCTTCTGAGCTCTCTCACAGGTAGttgtcttcctcctcctcctcctcctcttcatccctTGCCAGCGCCTCGATGTCGTGGGTGATGTCAGTGATGATGCGGTTGAAGGACTCCGCCTCGGAGCGCAGGGAGGCGCTGTCGTAGCTGCGCACGGCCGAGGCCGAGGTGTTGCTCATGCTGCGCTTGATGCGGCCGAAGCTGTCGGTCAGGATCCCACCCTCCCGGATCCCGATGCTCTCCAGGAAGGTCTCGAAGTAGCCAATGTCTTGGTCGGGGATGAAGGGCCTCATCCCTGCCACGGGCACCGCAAGCCGTGGGGTCAGCCCGCCGGGgtgggcagcactgccagccccaccTGCTGCTTCCGTGGGGGCTtatctcatcctgtccccaacGAGCTGTGGAGCCCCCCAACGTCCCCTGGCAGCGGTACCCCATGCCCAGGGTGACGTGGGGGCAGAAGGTGGGCAGTGTGGGAACGCAGACACTCACCCAGCAGGAGGAACTTCCTGCGATCCCCATAGAGGCGGAGCAGCTCCGCGCAGTACTCCTGCACCGGCGTGCCCAGGCGGTACTCTCGCAGCAGGAGGGCAAACTGCTGGATCTCCTGTGGCGACAGCTTGTTGCGCAGCTGAGGGGGCACGGAGACGGCTCAGGCTTGGGCACATCGGTGGCACACAGCCCCATCCCTCCTCTCTGTGCCCTACCAGCTGGTGGGGAGCTTAGACCTGTCCACTGTGCCACATTCACATCCTTTGGCACGGAGAAGGGCCCCTCGTGCATCTCCATGCCCACACTGTCGCTGTGCCCACACTGTCACCATGCCTGCACCATCACTGTGCCCAAACCACCTCCATGCCCACACCATCCCCAATGCCCACACCATCCCCATGCCCACATCATCCCCATGCTTACACCATCCCCATGCCCACACCATCCCTGTGCCTGCACCGTCACCGTGCCCGCACCGTCACCATGTATTCCTGCAGTTGCTCGAGCCCTGTGCCACTCTGGTCGCTGCCGCTGCAGGCGGtggccaggctgtggtgggacTGGTGGAAGGAGGGCGAGGAGGTGCCACTGTAATAAGCCTCGAAGGTCTCATGAGAGCCATtgctgcaggaggatggggGTCAGCATGCCCTGGCACCCCCTCGTGTGCCCGGCTGGCCTGTGCCACCACACAGCACCCACTGTTAGGCAGGGCTAGGGCAtctctgcagcagggatgggcaCCCACTTGGGCACAGGTGCACTCACCCCAGTGCTGTGGCATCTACTCTGTGACCCACCTCAGGACAGAGGCACCCATCCCAGTGCAGGGGCACCCACTTGGGTGAAGGGCACCCTGAGGGGCTCAGACTcacaaggagctgcagcagctgaagtctGCATCGTAGCCATAGGTCCCATCTGTGTGGCAGCTGTCACCTGGGGAGGGACGGCTGAGGTCTCCCAGTGGGCCCAAGACTCTGCCATGGCACCTGATGCCCACGCTGTGCCCACACACCCCTACCTGGCAGCCCCACGCCCCCCCACTCGGTGTCCCCATGCCTGTCCCTGGCTACTCACTCCTGCTGGAGAGCCAGGGCCGCGTGGGTGTGGAGGTGTAGTGGTACCCAGCACGGTCCACGCACTCAATGCTCTGGTCCCCGTAGATGATCTGGAAGACCTGGCAGATGAGGGCACAGGACTCCTCACCAGCATCCTGCAGGGCCAAGGAGGGAGAGTGGGCAAATGGGTGGGTGCTGCCTGGTGGCCATGTGCAGCTGGTGGCCATCAGCCAACAGGTGGGcacaaagaatcagagaattgttttggttggagaagacctttaagatcatccactccaacccttctctaactgcccaggctggtgccatgtccctcagcaccacatcttcatgtcttgaaacacctccagggatgagggttcaaccacctccccaggcagcctgtgccagtctttgtcaaccctttcagggaagttccttctaatgcccaacctaaaactcccctggggcaacctgaggccatttcttctcatcttgtctAGGGAGAAGAGcgcaacccccacctggctccagcatcgtttcagggagctgtacagagccagaaggtctcccctcagtctcctcttctccaggctgaacccccacccaggtccctcagctgctcctcacgaCCCTTCCCCGGACCCTCTCAAGCACCCTGTGGGCACATGCCACGTCCACTCACCCTGTTGGGCACGGCAAGGATGATGAGGTTGGAGTAGGCATCAGGACAAGGCTCCTGGGGGTCCAGAGGGTTGCTGCCAGCGTGCCGCCGCTCCCAGCTGCCGAAGCCAGTGCCACGCTCCCAGCTGCCCCCCGCGGTGccagctctcctcctctcccagctgccgCCGCAGGGCTGCCGTCGCTCCCAGCTGCCCGAAGGTCGCCCAcgctgcctcctctcccagctgccaCCCCGCCGCCGCTCCAGGCTGCCTCCCTGCCGGGCCTCCTGCCCACCCCGTGCCACCCTCCAGTCCAGGCTGCAGATGGTGTGGCGCCGCTCCATGGGGCCCCCCAGCCGCCCGCCCTCCGGCCACGACCCCCCCGGACGCTTCTTGTCGGGGAAAGCCTCTGGCAGGCCAAGTGGAACCATCTCGGGGTGCGCTCCGGCGGGCACGGGGTCCACTCCCAGGCCTGGGACAGTGACAAGAGACCAAGCATCAGTCTGgcgcccagcccctgccctggctgcccacGGGTGGGATGCGGGGGACGGGATGGTGAAGGGGCAGCCCTGGTGGGTTGGGCgcagtggggctggggcaaGGGGATGAGGGAGAGAGGGGTAGGGGATTAGGGACCTGCTCCATGTGTAGATGGAGCCCAGCCTGGTGCATCCCACTCCCCAGGGACCCTGCCTGTGGCTGGCAGCTGAGCCCCGGGTTGCTGATTAAAGGAACAGAGCCCAGCACCCGCCTGGGAATCCATGTGGGATGGGGGACAGGCACTGCGATCTCCTTcaggctcctctcctcctgccattAAAGGCAATTTGGGCTGGGAGCACATCTGGGACCTGCCTCGggctctcctccagccctggaggCAACACGAACTTTTGTGCCCAGCTCTTGCTGCCACCCCAGCTGGACCGACAGCATTTCCCCCCAGCGCCCTTCgggctccagcccctcattGCCGGGGGGGCACCAAGTGCTCGGGGCTGGCTGTGAGCCCAGCTGGTGACCCTGGGCGGATGCCCACACCGGTTTTGAGGATGAGGAGGTGCAGGGCATCGTCGCGCAGGTAGGAGGCGGCAGCGATCTCGTGGGTGGGGATGCGCAGGATCAGTTCCTCGTTGTCGCGCCaggtgagcagcaggcagcgggcagagaggctgaggaTGCTGTCCTGCTCGGGTGTCGTCTGCAGtggcagctccttcagttgctgcAGGGACGCAGAGTGTGTGCCAGGCACATGGGGCACCCAGCAGCACGGGGGGTGCACACCCGGTGACCACCCTCTGGACAGCACCTGGGGGAATCTCAAGGAGTGGGGACCCCTCTTACCCTGGCTGtatccagcagctgcagcacttcgTCCCGGCTGGAGGGGTTCAGGGAGGATGTCACCCATGTCAGGTGGCCTAAAAACTGAGAGGGGACAAAGCCCAGGGTGGCTGCAAGGGGCTGgggctttttccttccccaccttATGACCC from Indicator indicator isolate 239-I01 chromosome 24, UM_Iind_1.1, whole genome shotgun sequence includes these protein-coding regions:
- the CCM2L gene encoding cerebral cavernous malformations 2 protein-like gives rise to the protein MDDEAKKGKKGFVSPIKRLVFPKAARRPAPRGSAYRRPLHSVPLYPPNYLIDPQILLHDYVEKEVKFLGHLTWVTSSLNPSSRDEVLQLLDTARQLKELPLQTTPEQDSILSLSARCLLLTWRDNEELILRIPTHEIAAASYLRDDALHLLILKTGLGVDPVPAGAHPEMVPLGLPEAFPDKKRPGGSWPEGGRLGGPMERRHTICSLDWRVARGGQEARQGGSLERRRGGSWERRQRGRPSGSWERRQPCGGSWERRRAGTAGGSWERGTGFGSWERRHAGSNPLDPQEPCPDAYSNLIILAVPNRDAGEESCALICQVFQIIYGDQSIECVDRAGYHYTSTPTRPWLSSRSDSCHTDGTYGYDADFSCCSSFNGSHETFEAYYSGTSSPSFHQSHHSLATACSGSDQSGTGLEQLQEYMVTLRNKLSPQEIQQFALLLREYRLGTPVQEYCAELLRLYGDRRKFLLLGMRPFIPDQDIGYFETFLESIGIREGGILTDSFGRIKRSMSNTSASAVRSYDSASLRSEAESFNRIITDITHDIEALARDEEEEEEEEDNYL
- the HCK gene encoding tyrosine-protein kinase HCK, with the protein product MGCMKSKEAGVQEKVIKTDPDPSLPQGHYVRDPTAPNSKNSNVPSVAVSPPEDGSGGTTVLALYDYEGMHAGDLSFQKGERLKVLEESGEWWQARSLVTGREGFIPSNYVARADSLETEEWFFRSISRKDAERQLLGPGNIVGSFMIRDSETTKGCYSLSVRDADTGQGGSVKHYRIRTLDSGGFYISSRCSFQTLQELVQHYQGQGDGLCQRLTQPCCVPRPQQPWEKDAWEIPRESLRLERKLGAGQFGEVWMATYNKHTKVAVKTMKPGSMSVAAFLEEANLMKLLQHDKLVKLHAVVTKEEPIYIITEFMEKGSLLDFLKSGEGNKQPLPRLIDFSAQIAEGMAFLEKRNYIHRDLRAANILVAATLVCKVADFGLARVIEDDEYTAREGAKFPIKWTAPEAINYGSFTIKSDVWSFGILLTEIITYGRIPYPGMSSAEVIKALERGYRMPRTENCPEELYDIMLRCWKTKPEDRPTFESTQSILEDFFTATESQYQQQL